One Ethanoligenens harbinense YUAN-3 genomic window carries:
- the ribF gene encoding riboflavin biosynthesis protein RibF, translating to MEIYRADKLPDMREPVAVILGMFDGVHVGHAAVIRAAQETGLRTALVTFTEHPAQVLKNRRAPELTTARQRERIFAAMQVDFLIYLDFKTIKSLSAEEFIQNVLVPIRTKAAFCGFNYTFGAGGKAGPAELERFGERYGFTAVRVPPVCDADGPVSSTRIREQIVDGRMEDAARLLGRPFTLEFPVIHGRQLGRKLGIPTINQRIPDGHVCPRYGVYAASALVDGCWRDAVASVGVKPTVGSDDVLCETFIFDYDGDLYDRWIEVALHTFLRPEERFAGVEELKTQMERDIRHAKAWLARHKRNRP from the coding sequence GTGGAAATCTACCGTGCGGATAAACTGCCGGATATGCGGGAGCCGGTGGCAGTGATTCTGGGGATGTTCGACGGGGTGCATGTTGGTCATGCCGCCGTGATACGTGCCGCGCAGGAAACCGGTTTACGCACGGCGCTGGTCACCTTCACCGAGCACCCCGCCCAGGTCCTGAAAAACCGCCGCGCTCCGGAGCTTACCACCGCCCGGCAGCGCGAGCGGATCTTTGCCGCGATGCAGGTCGATTTTTTGATCTATTTGGACTTCAAGACGATCAAATCGTTATCTGCAGAGGAATTTATACAGAACGTACTGGTTCCGATCCGAACGAAAGCTGCGTTTTGCGGGTTCAACTATACATTTGGCGCGGGGGGCAAGGCGGGACCGGCGGAACTGGAGCGGTTCGGGGAGCGGTATGGGTTTACCGCCGTGCGCGTCCCTCCGGTATGCGACGCGGACGGTCCGGTGAGCTCCACCCGCATCCGTGAGCAGATTGTGGACGGGCGGATGGAAGATGCCGCCCGTTTGCTGGGCAGGCCGTTCACGCTGGAGTTCCCGGTGATACATGGCAGGCAGTTGGGGCGCAAACTGGGTATTCCCACCATCAACCAGCGCATCCCGGACGGGCACGTGTGCCCGCGCTATGGTGTGTATGCGGCGTCCGCGCTGGTGGACGGCTGCTGGCGGGATGCCGTGGCCAGTGTGGGGGTGAAGCCCACCGTAGGTTCCGATGATGTGCTGTGTGAAACGTTCATCTTTGATTATGACGGCGATCTGTACGATCGTTGGATTGAGGTGGCGCTTCATACATTTTTGCGGCCGGAGGAGCGCTTTGCCGGCGTGGAGGAGCTGAAAACACAGATGGAGCGGGACATCCGCCACGCAAAGGCGTGGCTGGCCCGGCATAAAAGGAACCGCCCCTGA
- the truB gene encoding tRNA pseudouridine(55) synthase TruB encodes MDGILILNKPAGITSFGAVARVRRLAHLRKIGHAGTLDPMATGVLPLFLGQATRAIGLLPCTDKSYIARMRLGVRTDTGDCTGKVLETRPVSAGKSDVAHALPAFTGDILQVPPMYSAVHQNGQRLYELARRGEVVERAARPVTIRALALLEAGDGDYTLSVTCSSGTYIRTLVEDIGEALGCGATMTALTRTAAASFTLEQACTIEELERFAAADLLQEKILDVEYPFNILNDVVLTDKQAVRFRNGGFLSLERVEGAPPVGLCRVHAPDGAFLGLGETDGAKQVLRVKCMLAGRDESGNLPCG; translated from the coding sequence ATGGATGGCATTCTGATACTGAATAAACCTGCGGGGATTACCTCGTTCGGCGCGGTGGCGCGTGTGCGCAGACTTGCGCATCTGCGCAAAATCGGGCATGCGGGCACATTGGACCCGATGGCGACCGGCGTGCTGCCCCTCTTTTTGGGGCAGGCGACCCGTGCCATCGGGCTTTTGCCGTGCACCGATAAATCCTACATCGCGCGCATGCGCCTGGGTGTGCGTACCGACACGGGCGACTGCACCGGCAAGGTGCTGGAGACCCGCCCGGTATCGGCGGGCAAGTCGGACGTGGCGCACGCGCTGCCCGCCTTCACCGGAGACATCCTGCAGGTGCCGCCCATGTATTCCGCCGTGCACCAGAACGGGCAGCGCCTGTATGAACTGGCGCGGCGCGGCGAGGTGGTGGAGCGGGCGGCTCGCCCGGTGACCATCCGCGCGCTCGCGTTGCTGGAAGCGGGGGACGGGGACTATACACTCTCGGTCACCTGCTCGAGCGGGACGTATATCCGCACGCTGGTGGAGGATATCGGGGAAGCACTGGGCTGCGGGGCCACCATGACGGCTCTGACGCGTACAGCCGCTGCCAGCTTCACTTTGGAGCAGGCCTGCACCATCGAGGAGTTAGAGCGGTTTGCGGCGGCTGATTTACTGCAAGAAAAGATACTGGATGTAGAATATCCGTTTAATATACTTAATGATGTTGTTTTGACCGACAAACAGGCGGTGCGGTTCCGCAATGGCGGGTTCCTTTCGTTGGAGCGCGTGGAAGGTGCGCCGCCTGTGGGTTTGTGCCGTGTGCATGCACCGGACGGCGCCTTTTTGGGATTGGGTGAAACAGATGGGGCCAAACAGGTGCTGCGGGTGAAATGCATGTTGGCCGGGAGGGATGAAAGTGGAAATCTACCGTGCGGATAA
- a CDS encoding DHH family phosphoesterase, translated as MDRSENRNVTYAEAAAFLRKEDDFLILAHASPDGDTIGSSYALCLGLRALGKRARVSCSDPIPPRYGHLALPDVPVFEPRVIVTSDIADTQLFGKANAIYADKVALCIDHHPSNTQYAERVLLLPTASSTCEIMADLLKKLEVKITKNIADCIYTGLSTDTGCFRYSNTGAKALRLAAEMLECGAHTAAINKRLFETVSRQRLAVEQMALQTMEFHLDGRAALIVISLDMREKTGAAESDMEGFASLPVQVEGVQVGITIHEKGDRLYKLSVRTNEGVDASAICAHFGGGGHKAAAGCKIEGTLADVKTAILNVVEKALDQHGWHSDTE; from the coding sequence ATGGACAGATCTGAAAACCGCAACGTCACCTATGCAGAGGCTGCTGCGTTCCTGCGGAAAGAGGATGATTTTCTCATCTTGGCGCACGCCTCGCCGGACGGCGATACCATCGGCTCGTCGTATGCGCTCTGCCTGGGCCTGCGCGCGCTGGGCAAGCGCGCCCGCGTCTCCTGCTCCGACCCTATCCCGCCGCGCTACGGCCATCTGGCGCTGCCGGATGTTCCTGTGTTTGAGCCGCGTGTGATCGTCACGTCCGATATTGCCGACACACAGTTGTTCGGCAAAGCCAATGCGATCTATGCGGACAAAGTGGCGCTCTGCATCGACCATCATCCCTCCAACACGCAGTATGCCGAACGTGTACTGCTGCTGCCCACGGCATCGTCCACCTGCGAGATCATGGCCGACCTGCTTAAAAAACTTGAGGTAAAAATTACAAAAAATATTGCCGACTGTATTTACACGGGTCTCTCAACCGATACCGGGTGCTTCCGCTACAGCAACACGGGAGCCAAGGCGCTGCGACTGGCGGCGGAGATGCTGGAGTGCGGCGCTCATACGGCGGCCATCAACAAGCGGTTGTTTGAGACGGTCAGCCGCCAGCGGCTGGCCGTGGAGCAAATGGCGTTGCAGACGATGGAGTTCCATTTGGATGGGCGCGCGGCACTTATCGTCATTTCGCTCGACATGCGGGAGAAAACCGGCGCCGCGGAAAGCGACATGGAAGGGTTTGCGTCCCTGCCCGTGCAAGTGGAGGGCGTGCAGGTAGGTATCACCATCCACGAAAAAGGGGATCGGCTCTATAAATTATCGGTCCGCACCAACGAAGGTGTGGACGCATCGGCTATCTGTGCCCATTTTGGCGGCGGTGGACATAAGGCTGCGGCAGGCTGCAAGATCGAGGGTACGCTTGCGGACGTGAAAACAGCGATTCTGAACGTGGTGGAAAAGGCACTGGATCAACATGGATGGCATTCTGATACTGAATAA
- the rbfA gene encoding 30S ribosome-binding factor RbfA, giving the protein MPGYRLDRLTEDIKRELSDIVRGLKDPRISGLVSIVRVDVSNDLSYAKVYVSAVGGDTAQAVEGLKSAAGFARKTLSARLHVRKTPELRFVADDSMEHSAHIAHLLQDIKKDEEHGQI; this is encoded by the coding sequence ATGCCGGGTTATCGGCTGGATCGTTTAACAGAGGATATCAAGCGGGAACTGTCCGACATTGTGCGGGGGCTGAAAGATCCACGCATCAGCGGGTTGGTCAGCATCGTGCGGGTGGACGTTTCAAACGACTTGTCTTATGCGAAAGTGTATGTGAGCGCGGTGGGCGGGGATACCGCCCAGGCGGTGGAGGGGCTGAAAAGCGCCGCGGGTTTTGCGCGCAAAACCCTCTCGGCCCGCCTGCATGTCCGCAAAACGCCGGAACTCCGGTTTGTCGCGGATGACTCTATGGAGCATAGCGCGCACATCGCACATCTGCTGCAGGATATCAAAAAGGATGAAGAGCATGGACAGATCTGA
- the infB gene encoding translation initiation factor IF-2: MIMKYRVHEVAKDLGVPSKDVIDFLGKYYSEPRKHMTALTEEELNLVFEHYTKQKEVENFDQYFNMKKPETAQERPAKEAAPQPAANGNAAQSAPTHPHSNPQPARHPAQAARPQNNHPAQQAHAQHGNPQHRPPNAPAQRPAQQSQQRPAAQHTGPRPSAADRTVRHVDTRGAQVELDKYNMHYEEITPDRNAKDNIQRKQKLHQRSANRRPNYARRETEAEKLKRLAFEKSKKVQLKVSIPDEIAVGELAARLKVTAADLIKKLMGMGVMAAISDTIDYDTAALAALEFGAKVEREVVVTIEEQLIDDSADKEEDLKPRSPVVVVMGHVDHGKTSLLDAIRHSDVATGEAGGITQHIGAYRVHLQDRYLTFLDTPGHAAFTSMRARGAQATDIAILVVAADDGIMPQTIEAINHAKAAETPIIVAINKIDKPGADPQRVMQGLTEHGLVPEEWGGETICVPISAKKHQNIDKLLEMVLLVADLKNLRANPNRAGTGVVIEAKLDKGRGPVATLLVQNGTLRTGDVLIAGTTVGHVRAMTDENGRKLQEAGPSVPVEVTGLSEVPAAGDIFHCVQDERMARELVEQRRAKEKEEQFGAMQKVTLDNLFAQMQQGEIKEFNVIVKADVQGSAEALKQSLLKLSNDEVKLKVIHSGVGAINESDVQLADAFNALIIGFNVRPETAARDNAVMAGVEIRMYRVIYDCIEEVESAMKGMLAPKVREVQLGRAEVRQVYKISNVGTIAGCYVLEGKVARGSQIRVVRDGIVITEDEISSLKRFKDDAKEVQQGFECGIGLEKYNDIKEGDIFESFIMEEYRD; this comes from the coding sequence ATGATCATGAAATATCGCGTACATGAAGTGGCCAAGGATCTGGGCGTGCCAAGCAAAGATGTGATTGACTTTCTCGGAAAATATTACAGCGAACCCCGTAAGCACATGACGGCTCTGACCGAGGAGGAACTCAATCTGGTTTTTGAACATTACACCAAACAAAAGGAGGTGGAGAACTTCGATCAGTATTTTAATATGAAGAAACCCGAGACGGCGCAGGAACGTCCGGCAAAAGAAGCCGCGCCGCAGCCGGCTGCAAACGGAAATGCAGCGCAAAGCGCGCCCACGCATCCGCACAGCAACCCGCAGCCTGCGCGCCATCCGGCGCAGGCTGCCCGGCCGCAGAACAACCACCCCGCGCAGCAGGCGCATGCCCAGCACGGCAACCCCCAGCACCGCCCGCCCAACGCACCGGCCCAGCGGCCTGCACAGCAGAGCCAGCAGAGGCCAGCGGCGCAGCACACCGGCCCGCGCCCGAGCGCGGCCGACCGCACGGTACGGCATGTGGATACACGCGGCGCGCAGGTCGAACTCGACAAATACAATATGCATTATGAGGAGATCACGCCCGACCGCAACGCGAAAGATAATATCCAGCGTAAGCAGAAGCTTCACCAGCGTTCGGCCAACCGCCGCCCAAACTATGCGCGCCGGGAGACCGAGGCGGAAAAACTCAAGCGGCTGGCGTTTGAAAAGAGCAAAAAGGTTCAGCTGAAAGTCAGCATCCCGGACGAGATCGCGGTGGGCGAGCTTGCTGCGCGTCTGAAGGTGACGGCGGCGGACCTCATCAAAAAGCTGATGGGCATGGGCGTGATGGCCGCCATCTCCGATACCATCGATTACGATACCGCGGCGCTGGCCGCGCTGGAATTCGGCGCAAAAGTCGAGCGCGAGGTCGTGGTCACCATTGAGGAACAGCTCATCGACGACAGTGCCGACAAAGAGGAAGATCTCAAACCCCGCAGCCCGGTCGTGGTGGTTATGGGCCACGTTGACCACGGTAAGACCTCGCTGCTCGACGCCATCCGTCACAGCGATGTGGCTACCGGCGAGGCGGGCGGCATCACCCAGCACATCGGCGCCTACCGTGTGCATTTGCAGGACCGTTATCTCACCTTCCTGGATACGCCCGGTCATGCGGCGTTCACCTCCATGCGTGCGCGCGGCGCGCAGGCGACTGATATCGCCATTCTGGTTGTGGCGGCGGATGACGGCATCATGCCGCAGACCATCGAAGCCATCAACCATGCCAAGGCGGCGGAAACTCCCATCATTGTGGCCATCAATAAAATCGACAAGCCCGGCGCCGATCCCCAGCGTGTGATGCAGGGGCTGACCGAGCACGGTCTGGTGCCCGAGGAATGGGGCGGCGAGACCATTTGTGTGCCGATCTCCGCCAAAAAGCATCAAAATATCGACAAGCTGCTTGAAATGGTGCTGCTGGTGGCCGACCTGAAAAACCTGCGCGCCAATCCCAACCGCGCGGGCACCGGCGTGGTCATTGAGGCCAAGCTGGATAAGGGCCGCGGCCCGGTCGCTACACTGCTTGTGCAGAACGGCACCCTGCGTACCGGTGACGTGCTCATCGCGGGAACGACGGTGGGCCATGTGCGCGCTATGACGGACGAAAACGGCCGCAAGCTGCAGGAAGCGGGACCCTCGGTGCCGGTGGAAGTGACCGGTCTCTCGGAAGTGCCGGCAGCCGGCGACATCTTCCACTGTGTGCAGGATGAGCGCATGGCCCGCGAGCTGGTGGAACAGCGCCGCGCCAAGGAGAAGGAAGAACAGTTCGGCGCGATGCAGAAAGTCACGCTCGACAATCTGTTTGCCCAGATGCAGCAGGGCGAGATCAAGGAGTTCAACGTGATTGTCAAGGCGGATGTCCAGGGTTCCGCCGAAGCACTCAAGCAGTCCCTGCTCAAGCTCTCAAACGACGAGGTTAAACTCAAGGTTATCCACAGCGGCGTGGGCGCCATCAATGAATCGGATGTGCAGCTTGCAGACGCGTTCAACGCGCTTATCATCGGATTCAACGTGCGGCCGGAGACCGCCGCGCGCGACAATGCCGTCATGGCGGGTGTGGAGATCCGGATGTACCGTGTTATCTACGACTGCATCGAGGAAGTCGAATCCGCCATGAAAGGCATGCTTGCCCCGAAAGTGCGTGAAGTGCAGCTCGGCCGTGCGGAAGTGCGGCAGGTCTACAAGATTTCCAACGTGGGCACCATCGCGGGCTGCTATGTGCTGGAAGGCAAAGTGGCGCGCGGTTCGCAGATCCGCGTGGTGCGCGACGGCATCGTCATCACCGAGGATGAGATTTCTTCGCTCAAGCGCTTTAAGGATGACGCCAAGGAAGTGCAGCAGGGCTTTGAATGCGGTATTGGCCTTGAAAAATACAACGACATCAAGGAAGGCGACATCTTCGAGTCCTTCATTATGGAAGAATACCGCGACTGA
- a CDS encoding L7Ae/L30e/S12e/Gadd45 family ribosomal protein, with translation MANKLQGLLGFARRAGKLTFGTDAVLKDVAFGRALAVLLSTDASARTEKSVRRACEETKTPCLQTGLDKQRLGACIGRGDTAVAAITDASFAKRVIELCETAQQEDDGKYDHEISRT, from the coding sequence ATGGCGAATAAGCTGCAGGGACTTCTGGGGTTTGCAAGGCGTGCGGGTAAGCTGACGTTCGGCACCGATGCGGTGCTCAAGGACGTGGCGTTCGGCAGGGCGCTGGCCGTGCTGCTTTCCACGGATGCTTCCGCGCGCACGGAAAAATCGGTGCGCCGCGCCTGTGAGGAAACCAAAACACCCTGTTTGCAAACAGGGTTGGATAAACAGCGGCTGGGGGCCTGCATTGGCAGAGGGGATACGGCCGTGGCGGCGATCACCGACGCATCTTTTGCAAAACGGGTGATCGAACTGTGTGAAACGGCGCAACAGGAGGATGATGGCAAGTATGATCATGAAATATCGCGTACATGA
- the rnpM gene encoding RNase P modulator RnpM, translated as MQPKKTPMRMCTGCGEMKPKKELVRVVRGTDGEISLDATGKKPGRGAYLCKNPDCLKKARKAKRLERAFGSAIPEAVFAKLEEELANGE; from the coding sequence ATGCAGCCGAAAAAAACGCCCATGCGCATGTGCACGGGATGCGGCGAGATGAAACCGAAAAAAGAACTGGTGCGCGTGGTGCGTGGCACCGACGGGGAGATTTCGCTGGATGCCACGGGGAAAAAGCCGGGCCGCGGCGCTTACCTCTGCAAGAATCCCGATTGTCTGAAAAAAGCCCGCAAAGCCAAACGGTTGGAGCGCGCGTTTGGCAGCGCGATACCGGAAGCGGTTTTTGCGAAACTGGAGGAGGAACTTGCAAATGGCGAATAA
- the nusA gene encoding transcription termination factor NusA yields the protein MNAEFFDALEALEKEKGIPEGHLAEKIANAITIAVKHNYKTGDNTIVELDPQKRIFRVALRKTVSETVENPQMEIYLDEAKAIDPRVTIGDTVDIELDTRKFGRIAAQTAKHVIRQGIREVEREIIKDESMSRQHEMVTAGISRIDSVTGSAYLDIGRAEAVMPANEQIPGEQLREGQMVKVYVVEVKNGEKGVRTLVSRTHPGMIRRLFELEVPEIYDGTVEIMGIAREPGSRTKVAVASKNEDVDAIGSCIGPKGGRVGNIVEELHGEKIDLIPYAQDIGQYIAAALAPAAVVEVTTDEKERRARVIVPDDQLSLAIGNRGQNVRLAAKLTGWRIDIRPESGADEDPQPRQTNMAAAFEAAETEPDAE from the coding sequence ATGAATGCGGAATTTTTTGACGCACTTGAGGCTTTGGAAAAAGAAAAGGGCATCCCGGAAGGCCATCTGGCTGAAAAAATCGCCAATGCCATCACCATCGCCGTCAAGCATAACTATAAAACAGGCGACAACACCATCGTGGAACTGGACCCGCAAAAGCGTATCTTCCGCGTGGCGTTGCGCAAAACCGTGAGCGAAACGGTGGAGAACCCCCAGATGGAAATCTATCTGGACGAGGCGAAAGCCATTGACCCCCGCGTGACCATTGGGGACACGGTGGACATCGAGCTGGATACCAGAAAATTCGGCCGCATCGCCGCGCAGACAGCCAAGCATGTCATTCGGCAAGGTATCCGCGAGGTAGAGCGCGAGATCATCAAGGACGAGAGCATGTCCCGCCAGCATGAAATGGTGACGGCCGGCATCTCCCGCATCGACAGCGTGACCGGCAGCGCTTATCTGGACATCGGCCGTGCCGAGGCCGTGATGCCCGCCAACGAGCAGATTCCCGGCGAGCAGCTGCGCGAGGGCCAGATGGTGAAGGTGTATGTGGTGGAGGTCAAAAACGGGGAAAAAGGCGTGCGCACGCTGGTTTCCCGCACCCATCCCGGCATGATCCGCCGTCTGTTCGAGTTGGAAGTGCCGGAGATTTACGACGGCACGGTGGAGATTATGGGCATCGCGCGCGAGCCGGGTTCTCGCACCAAAGTGGCGGTCGCCTCCAAAAACGAGGATGTGGATGCCATCGGCTCCTGCATCGGGCCAAAAGGCGGACGCGTGGGCAATATTGTGGAAGAGCTGCACGGGGAGAAGATCGACCTCATTCCCTATGCGCAGGACATCGGCCAATACATTGCCGCCGCACTGGCGCCGGCCGCCGTGGTGGAAGTGACCACCGACGAAAAAGAACGCCGCGCCCGTGTGATCGTGCCGGACGATCAGCTTTCGCTCGCCATTGGCAACCGGGGACAAAACGTGCGCCTGGCCGCCAAGCTGACTGGCTGGCGCATCGACATTCGGCCGGAGAGCGGCGCGGACGAAGATCCGCAGCCGCGCCAGACCAACATGGCCGCCGCGTTTGAAGCGGCAGAGACCGAGCCGGACGCGGAATGA
- the rimP gene encoding ribosome maturation factor RimP, with protein sequence MAAGKSVVSRVEALALPVAETLGLSIWDIEYVKEGASWFLRIYIDKDGGVGIEDCEAFSRAIDGPLDEADLIPQQYYLEVSSPGIERELKRDAHFQAFIGKKVHVRLIRPLEDGRREVNGTLTAFADGTLTLETPEGVLQIKKAQAAFVKASDDFDWNTGGNEPS encoded by the coding sequence ATGGCGGCTGGGAAAAGCGTGGTTTCGCGGGTGGAAGCGCTCGCGCTGCCGGTTGCGGAAACGCTGGGCCTTTCCATTTGGGACATCGAATATGTCAAGGAGGGCGCGTCGTGGTTTCTGCGCATTTACATCGACAAAGACGGCGGCGTTGGCATCGAGGACTGCGAAGCATTCAGCCGCGCTATCGATGGCCCGCTGGATGAGGCGGACCTCATCCCTCAGCAGTATTATTTGGAAGTTTCTTCGCCCGGCATCGAGCGGGAACTGAAAAGAGATGCACACTTTCAGGCGTTCATCGGCAAGAAAGTGCACGTGCGGCTCATCCGCCCGCTGGAAGACGGCCGGCGGGAAGTAAACGGCACGCTCACGGCCTTTGCCGATGGAACCCTGACATTGGAAACGCCCGAGGGTGTTTTGCAGATAAAAAAGGCGCAGGCCGCTTTTGTGAAAGCGTCCGATGATTTCGATTGGAATACAGGAGGAAATGAACCGTCATGA
- a CDS encoding acyl-[acyl-carrier-protein] thioesterase, giving the protein MESYILPVHLTSFDIGATRKMKYSMILRLLQEAAGRHLEELGLSYSVLREQYGMVFLLVEAAVRIHRLPAYGETVDAETWFCGVEGVKFGRGLRICSGDELCIELGSHWVLVDPDTHRIVRPSKFPVPEGMQTTSDGPMPVPLEKQRSGLLFSSEGEPVPGVCRAGKRVVRYSDLDSNGHVNNAVYVDMLCDFFPDGFSGHAFSGFKIDFLGEAKEQETIGIRARRQGNTVFFEGQVETRPCFVASATVVE; this is encoded by the coding sequence GTGGAAAGTTATATTTTGCCGGTTCATCTAACCTCTTTTGATATTGGCGCGACACGCAAAATGAAATACTCCATGATCCTGCGCCTGCTGCAGGAGGCCGCGGGGCGTCATCTGGAAGAGCTGGGGCTGAGTTATTCGGTGCTGCGCGAGCAATATGGAATGGTGTTCCTGCTGGTGGAAGCGGCCGTGCGCATCCATCGCCTGCCGGCGTATGGAGAGACCGTGGATGCGGAGACCTGGTTTTGCGGGGTGGAGGGCGTCAAATTCGGGCGTGGCCTGCGTATCTGCTCGGGCGACGAACTCTGTATCGAACTCGGTTCGCACTGGGTGCTGGTCGATCCCGATACCCACCGTATCGTGCGGCCTTCAAAGTTTCCCGTACCGGAAGGCATGCAGACGACGTCGGACGGCCCGATGCCCGTGCCGCTGGAAAAACAGCGTTCAGGCCTGCTGTTCAGCAGCGAAGGGGAACCGGTTCCCGGTGTATGCCGCGCGGGCAAACGCGTGGTGCGCTATTCCGATCTCGATTCGAACGGGCATGTCAACAACGCCGTCTATGTGGATATGCTTTGCGACTTTTTCCCGGATGGATTTTCCGGGCATGCGTTCTCGGGGTTCAAGATTGATTTTCTGGGCGAGGCCAAAGAACAGGAGACCATCGGCATCCGCGCCAGGCGGCAAGGAAATACCGTGTTCTTTGAAGGCCAGGTGGAAACCCGCCCCTGCTTTGTCGCTTCCGCAACGGTGGTGGAGTAA
- the serS gene encoding serine--tRNA ligase: MLDIKEIRNDPERVKKGMRVRHKEIDIDAVLRLDDLRRSLILSTDAEKSEQNQSSKQIPVLKKEGKQEEAQALLARMKELSDDIKENDAKLRETEEALRAQLLSIPNVPHESVPEGQDDSENVEKRRFGTPRDFGFEPQAHWDIGAKLGILDPERAAKVTGARFHFYKGLGARLERAVINYFLNTHTANGYTEILPPFLVNRASMTGTGQLPKFEDDAFHIDKEDLFLIPTAEVPVTNFHRDEILDGAQLPIKYCAYSACFREEAGSAGRDTRGLIRQHQFNKVELVKFVRPEDSYEELEKLTGDAERVLQGLGLPYHVVTLCAGDLGFSSAKTYDIEVWMPSYGRYVEISSCSNFEDYQARRASIRFKDGARDKTRFVHTLNGSGVAIGRTVAAILENYQNEDGSVTVPEVLRGLMGVDVIPVPNSAN, encoded by the coding sequence ATGCTGGATATCAAGGAAATACGGAACGATCCCGAACGAGTTAAAAAAGGGATGCGGGTGCGGCACAAAGAAATCGACATCGACGCGGTGCTGCGGCTGGACGATCTGCGGCGCAGCCTGATTTTGAGCACCGACGCGGAAAAATCGGAGCAGAACCAAAGCAGCAAGCAGATTCCGGTTCTGAAAAAAGAGGGCAAACAGGAAGAAGCCCAGGCCTTGCTGGCGAGGATGAAAGAACTCTCCGACGATATTAAGGAAAACGACGCCAAACTGCGTGAAACGGAAGAAGCCCTGCGCGCGCAGTTGCTATCCATTCCCAATGTGCCGCACGAGAGCGTGCCGGAAGGGCAGGATGACAGCGAAAACGTGGAGAAACGGCGCTTCGGCACGCCGCGCGATTTTGGTTTTGAGCCGCAGGCGCACTGGGACATCGGTGCAAAACTGGGTATCCTCGATCCGGAACGGGCGGCCAAAGTGACCGGAGCGCGCTTCCATTTTTATAAAGGGCTGGGTGCCAGACTGGAGCGCGCCGTCATCAACTATTTCCTCAATACCCACACCGCCAACGGCTACACCGAGATTCTGCCCCCGTTTTTAGTCAACCGCGCGTCCATGACCGGTACCGGTCAGCTTCCAAAATTTGAGGACGACGCGTTCCATATTGATAAGGAAGACCTGTTTCTGATCCCCACAGCCGAGGTGCCGGTGACCAATTTCCACCGCGATGAGATTTTGGACGGCGCGCAGCTTCCCATCAAATACTGCGCCTATTCGGCCTGCTTCCGGGAGGAAGCGGGCTCGGCCGGACGCGATACCCGCGGTTTGATCCGCCAGCACCAGTTCAACAAGGTGGAACTGGTCAAGTTTGTGCGGCCGGAAGACTCGTATGAAGAACTGGAAAAACTGACAGGCGACGCCGAACGTGTTCTGCAAGGACTGGGCCTGCCGTACCATGTGGTCACGCTGTGCGCGGGCGATCTTGGCTTTTCGAGCGCCAAAACCTACGACATCGAGGTCTGGATGCCGTCCTACGGCCGGTATGTGGAAATTTCTTCCTGCTCGAATTTTGAAGATTACCAGGCGCGCCGCGCATCTATCCGGTTCAAAGACGGTGCGCGCGATAAAACGCGTTTTGTGCATACGCTCAACGGGTCCGGCGTAGCCATCGGCCGCACGGTCGCGGCCATTTTGGAAAACTATCAGAACGAGGACGGTTCCGTCACGGTGCCGGAAGTGCTTCGGGGCCTTATGGGTGTGGATGTCATTCCGGTTCCGAATTCTGCAAACTGA